A section of the Bryobacteraceae bacterium genome encodes:
- the ftsI gene encoding penicillin-binding protein translates to MNAWKRLAGMAAHLRHGGRTGARRAGTARGGDFSQTRAMIVAVAVAGFAAIVFIRLVGVQVLQHNIYAFRAANQFERKQDVAPLRGEILARDSYPLAISVRTETAVVDPQEIRDPDFFAQVVGQALGKDPGEIAAELVRRKAAGGPSSRNFVLERHLTEEKRNRLKLLQRTFPIHFKPDQRREYPGGKLAAHVVGAINAEGNGNAGIEQKLNAELRGKDGEMRVHVGARAERYSSIVIDPPIPGANVTLSIDRVIQHDAERFLAEGIRESGAESGTVVVMDPHDGAILALANVPTFDPRHETPSPEEAKARHTNIAVQIPCEPGSVMKMITVTMGIDTGLFRPDTVIYCENGAFPRPGRRPIHDVHRYGNLDVSGVLIKSSNIGVAKISLAAGPARLYEYLKKFGIGEKTGIELPAESRGILRPQACRDARDRNCWTPASHEYIAFGHEVSATAVQLARAVAVIANGGLLVRPHLVIRKSRPLPDGREEPIPVEIEPPKRVLRAETAFTIRQIMERVVLEGTGKEAAIPGYSSAGKTGSAEIFENGRWLNRHNSSFIGFAPVANPRVVIVVTLNRTPKLGGASAAPVFRRVAETALRVLQVPMDRPETLHEPEPPKPEPAPPTLLARTGEEPPHPAPVSSAPVLLGPKVPDFRGKPLALVLREAAALGLPVETLGRGLAHAQSPPPGAVLPPGTPVQVRFGVGP, encoded by the coding sequence ATGAACGCATGGAAGCGGCTGGCCGGCATGGCGGCACACCTGCGGCACGGCGGCAGGACGGGCGCACGACGCGCAGGGACCGCGCGTGGCGGCGACTTTTCGCAGACCCGGGCGATGATTGTCGCCGTGGCCGTGGCAGGCTTCGCCGCCATCGTCTTCATCCGTCTTGTGGGCGTCCAGGTGCTGCAACACAACATCTACGCCTTCCGCGCGGCGAATCAGTTTGAGAGGAAGCAGGACGTGGCGCCGCTGCGCGGCGAGATCCTGGCGCGGGACTCCTATCCGCTCGCCATCAGCGTCCGCACGGAGACCGCCGTCGTCGATCCTCAGGAGATCCGGGATCCGGACTTCTTTGCCCAGGTCGTCGGGCAGGCGCTTGGGAAAGACCCCGGCGAAATCGCCGCCGAGCTGGTCCGCCGCAAGGCCGCCGGCGGCCCGTCCTCGCGCAACTTCGTCCTCGAGCGCCACCTGACGGAGGAGAAACGGAACCGGCTGAAACTGCTCCAGCGCACCTTTCCCATTCACTTCAAGCCGGACCAGCGCCGCGAATACCCGGGCGGGAAGCTGGCCGCCCATGTCGTCGGCGCCATCAACGCCGAAGGCAACGGCAACGCGGGCATTGAGCAGAAGCTGAATGCGGAGCTGAGGGGCAAGGATGGCGAGATGCGCGTGCACGTGGGCGCGCGCGCCGAGCGCTATTCGAGCATCGTCATCGACCCGCCGATCCCCGGCGCGAACGTGACGCTCTCCATCGACCGCGTCATCCAGCATGACGCCGAGCGCTTCCTGGCGGAAGGCATCAGGGAATCGGGCGCGGAGAGCGGCACCGTCGTCGTCATGGATCCGCACGACGGCGCCATCCTCGCCCTCGCCAACGTCCCCACGTTCGACCCGCGGCACGAGACGCCCTCGCCGGAGGAGGCCAAGGCGCGGCACACCAACATCGCCGTGCAGATCCCCTGCGAGCCCGGCTCGGTAATGAAGATGATCACCGTCACCATGGGCATCGACACCGGACTGTTCCGCCCGGACACGGTGATCTACTGCGAAAACGGCGCGTTTCCCCGTCCCGGCCGGCGCCCCATCCACGACGTGCACCGCTACGGAAACCTGGACGTCAGCGGCGTTCTCATCAAAAGCAGCAACATCGGCGTGGCAAAAATCAGCCTTGCCGCCGGTCCGGCGCGCCTTTATGAATATCTGAAAAAATTCGGGATTGGCGAAAAAACAGGCATCGAATTACCGGCCGAATCCCGCGGAATTCTCCGCCCCCAGGCCTGCCGTGACGCGCGCGACCGCAACTGCTGGACGCCCGCTTCGCACGAGTACATCGCCTTCGGCCATGAGGTGAGCGCCACCGCCGTGCAGCTGGCGCGCGCCGTGGCGGTGATCGCCAACGGCGGGCTGCTGGTGCGGCCGCATCTCGTGATCCGCAAGAGCCGCCCCCTTCCGGACGGCCGCGAGGAGCCGATTCCGGTGGAAATCGAACCGCCAAAACGCGTTCTTCGGGCGGAAACCGCCTTTACCATCCGCCAGATCATGGAGCGGGTGGTGCTGGAGGGCACCGGAAAAGAGGCCGCCATTCCCGGCTATTCGTCGGCCGGAAAAACCGGTTCCGCCGAGATTTTTGAAAATGGCCGCTGGCTGAACCGCCATAACTCCTCCTTCATCGGCTTTGCGCCCGTCGCGAATCCGCGCGTCGTCATCGTGGTCACGCTGAACCGGACGCCGAAGCTGGGCGGCGCCTCGGCCGCGCCGGTCTTCCGCAGGGTGGCCGAGACGGCGCTGCGCGTGCTCCAGGTGCCGATGGACCGCCCGGAGACGCTGCATGAGCCGGAACCGCCGAAGCCGGAACCGGCGCCGCCGACGCTGCTGGCAAGAACCGGAGAAGAGCCGCCACATCCGGCTCCGGTATCGTCGGCGCCCGTGCTGTTGGGCCCGAAAGTCCCGGACTTCCGCGGCAAGCCTCTCGCGCTGGTGCTGCGGGAAGCCGCCGCGCTGGGCCTTCCGGTGGAAACGCTGGGCCGCGGACTGGCGCACGCGCAGTCTCCGCCGCCGGGCGCCGTCCTGCCGCCGGGGACGCCGGTTCAGGTCCGCTTCGGAGTGGGACCATGA
- the murE gene encoding UDP-N-acetylmuramoyl-L-alanyl-D-glutamate--2,6-diaminopimelate ligase, translating into MKLAALLEDVPLRRPAAPGSEALEIAGLDYDSRRIQPGWLFFAFPGSRTSGALFAEDAVRRGAAAVVSELPAPADFPVPWIEVEHGRRALALMSRRFHGYPDERLRLTGVTGTNGKTTTVFAIDAMLRHAGRTTGMVGTVLYRVAGREMEAVNTTPESLDLVRLMGETLGAGGSDFVFEVSSHALALERVYGFRFHTAVFTNLTQDHLDFHGSMEAYFAAKHRLFEGAGGPPPRFAIVNADDPWSQRIKTAPSTVRWTYGAAEKADFRVVHVDAGFHGVRFDVEHPRGRSRIESPLCGLFNVSNLTAAFAAGLALGLEPEAAAAGLSALRAVPGRFERVDLGQPFLVIVDYAHTEDALRNLIQSARALGPRRIITVFGCGGDRDRLKRPRMGEAAAALSDLVIVTSDNPRSENPLDIINDILVGLRRHDTPHRVEADREKAIRLALEAASADDIVLIAGKGHEPYQVLADRTIAFDDREVARRVLESFGYRAAGEHVP; encoded by the coding sequence ATGAAGCTCGCCGCGCTCCTTGAAGACGTTCCGCTGCGGCGGCCGGCCGCGCCCGGCAGCGAGGCCCTCGAAATCGCCGGCCTCGACTATGACAGCCGCCGCATCCAGCCCGGCTGGCTCTTTTTCGCCTTCCCCGGCAGCCGCACCAGCGGAGCTCTGTTTGCGGAAGACGCCGTGCGCCGCGGCGCCGCCGCGGTGGTGAGCGAACTGCCGGCCCCGGCGGACTTCCCCGTCCCGTGGATCGAAGTGGAACATGGCCGCCGGGCGCTGGCGCTGATGAGCCGCCGCTTCCACGGATATCCGGACGAACGGTTGCGCCTCACGGGAGTCACCGGCACCAATGGCAAGACGACCACGGTGTTCGCCATCGACGCCATGTTGCGGCACGCGGGGCGCACGACGGGCATGGTTGGCACGGTGCTCTACCGGGTGGCCGGGCGGGAAATGGAGGCCGTGAACACGACGCCTGAGTCGCTGGATCTCGTGCGGCTGATGGGGGAGACGCTTGGCGCCGGCGGGTCGGATTTCGTCTTCGAGGTCTCCTCCCATGCGCTGGCGCTGGAGCGGGTCTACGGTTTCCGGTTCCACACGGCCGTCTTCACCAACCTCACGCAGGACCATCTGGACTTCCACGGCTCGATGGAGGCGTACTTCGCCGCCAAGCACCGCCTGTTCGAAGGCGCCGGCGGACCGCCGCCCCGCTTTGCGATCGTGAATGCGGACGACCCCTGGTCGCAGCGCATCAAAACGGCCCCGTCTACGGTGCGCTGGACATACGGAGCCGCAGAGAAAGCCGACTTCCGCGTCGTCCACGTAGATGCAGGCTTTCACGGGGTCCGTTTTGACGTCGAACATCCGCGCGGCCGCAGCCGCATCGAATCGCCGCTGTGCGGTCTGTTCAACGTCTCGAATCTGACGGCCGCCTTTGCGGCGGGCCTCGCGCTGGGGCTTGAGCCCGAGGCCGCTGCCGCCGGCCTGTCGGCCCTGCGCGCCGTGCCGGGCCGCTTCGAGCGCGTCGACCTGGGCCAGCCCTTCCTCGTCATCGTCGACTACGCCCACACCGAGGACGCGCTGCGCAATCTGATCCAGTCCGCCCGCGCTCTCGGCCCCCGCCGCATCATCACCGTGTTCGGCTGCGGCGGCGACCGCGACCGCCTCAAGCGCCCGCGCATGGGCGAGGCGGCGGCCGCCCTGAGCGATCTCGTCATTGTAACGAGCGACAATCCGCGCAGCGAGAATCCGCTGGACATCATCAACGACATTCTGGTGGGCCTGCGCCGCCACGACACTCCGCACCGGGTGGAGGCGGACCGCGAGAAGGCCATCCGTCTCGCCCTCGAAGCGGCCTCCGCGGACGACATCGTCCTCATCGCCGGCAAGGGACACGAACCCTACCAGGTGCTTGCCGACCGCACCATTGCCTTTGACGACCGCGAGGTGGCGCGGCGGGTGCTGGAGAGTTTCGGCTACCGCGCCGCCGGGGAGCACGTACCATGA
- the murF gene encoding UDP-N-acetylmuramoyl-tripeptide--D-alanyl-D-alanine ligase encodes MTITVAGRRCTSTSVDSRTLQPGAVFVALRGPNHDGHDYVAAAFAKGAAAAVVERPVEGCGPLEIVPSALEWLQRSAARVRQAWPGLAVGITGSAGKTTTKEAVAAVLATRLRTGKTLGNYNNHIGVPLTILNLPDDAEAAVIEIGMNHAGEIRQLAAIARPQIGVVTNVGTAHIENLGSVEAIAAAKRELVESLPADGIAVLNGDDERVRAMAAHGPGRTVFYGSSSFVPSEAPHVRATKVGYLAEGVGFEVPDVGSFFCPLPGRAGLMAALAALAVARALDWDLRELKETVARLTTVPMRLERVERNGIVIWNDCYNSNPEAAMMMLDLLAETPARRRIAVLGEMLELGGWSERLHREVGRHAARRVDLLVGVQGAARHLVDEAVAAGLPQEAAAYFDNPREAGLFVRRLAAAGDAVLFKGSRGVHMERAMEAFLE; translated from the coding sequence ATGACAATCACGGTGGCCGGCCGCCGGTGCACATCGACGAGCGTGGACTCGCGCACGCTCCAGCCGGGTGCCGTCTTTGTCGCGCTGCGCGGGCCGAACCACGACGGGCACGACTATGTGGCGGCCGCGTTCGCCAAAGGCGCCGCGGCCGCGGTTGTCGAACGTCCCGTCGAAGGCTGCGGCCCGCTGGAGATTGTCCCTTCGGCGCTGGAGTGGCTTCAGCGCAGCGCCGCCCGGGTGCGGCAGGCGTGGCCCGGGCTCGCCGTTGGCATCACCGGCAGCGCCGGCAAGACGACGACGAAGGAGGCCGTCGCCGCCGTCCTCGCCACGCGCCTCCGGACCGGCAAGACGCTAGGCAATTACAACAATCACATCGGCGTTCCGCTCACCATCCTGAACCTGCCGGACGACGCCGAGGCCGCCGTCATCGAGATCGGCATGAACCACGCGGGCGAGATCCGGCAACTGGCCGCCATCGCACGGCCGCAGATCGGCGTGGTGACCAACGTGGGCACGGCGCACATCGAAAATCTCGGCTCGGTGGAGGCCATCGCCGCCGCCAAGCGCGAGCTGGTCGAATCGCTTCCCGCCGACGGCATCGCCGTGCTCAACGGCGACGACGAGCGCGTCCGCGCAATGGCCGCACACGGTCCGGGCCGCACGGTTTTTTACGGTTCTTCCTCCTTTGTTCCTTCCGAGGCACCCCACGTCCGGGCCACGAAGGTCGGCTACCTCGCCGAGGGCGTCGGCTTCGAGGTCCCGGACGTGGGCTCTTTTTTCTGCCCCCTGCCCGGCCGCGCCGGGCTGATGGCCGCGCTGGCCGCGCTGGCGGTGGCGCGGGCTCTCGATTGGGATCTGCGAGAATTGAAGGAGACGGTTGCCCGCCTCACAACGGTTCCCATGCGGCTCGAGCGGGTGGAGCGGAACGGGATCGTCATCTGGAATGACTGTTACAACTCGAATCCGGAAGCGGCGATGATGATGCTGGATCTGCTGGCGGAGACGCCCGCGCGCCGCCGCATCGCCGTGCTTGGGGAAATGCTGGAACTTGGCGGCTGGAGCGAACGGCTCCACCGCGAAGTGGGCCGGCACGCCGCCCGCCGCGTGGACCTGCTGGTGGGCGTGCAGGGCGCCGCGCGCCACCTGGTGGACGAGGCGGTGGCCGCGGGCCTGCCACAGGAAGCGGCGGCCTATTTTGACAACCCGCGCGAGGCCGGGCTTTTCGTCAGGCGCCTTGCCGCGGCCGGGGACGCGGTGCTGTTCAAGGGCTCGCGCGGCGTGCACATGGAACGGGCGATGGAGGCGTTTCTCGAATAG
- the mraY gene encoding phospho-N-acetylmuramoyl-pentapeptide-transferase, with product MFYWLFYELLFPHFSPFRVFGYVTFRTFAASLCAFLFVLALGPWFIRKMRELEIGQPIREDGPESHHRKAGTPSMGGVLIVAGALLPTLLFTHLSNPYVWVAMFALLGYGAIGLADDWLKVRRGRNLGLTGRQKMGLQVCMMLVLGAWLLELHRRGLYSTAMNVPFFKNLRPELLIDSLLDNPWTYPLAFLPFFLLLLFVIVGSSNAVNLTDGLDGLAAGLMIITGGAMTVLCYVSGHAQFARYLELARLPGASELTIFCASLTGAVLGFLWYNAHPAEIFMGDVGSLSLGGSLGVVAVLIKQELLLLFIGGIYVIEALSVMIQVVSYKTRGKRVFLMSPLHHHFEKLGWDETKVVVRFWIAGLVMALFALTTLKLR from the coding sequence ATGTTTTACTGGCTCTTTTACGAACTCCTGTTCCCGCACTTCTCGCCGTTCCGCGTCTTCGGCTACGTCACCTTCCGGACTTTCGCCGCCAGCCTTTGCGCGTTTCTCTTTGTGCTCGCGCTCGGCCCGTGGTTCATCCGCAAGATGCGCGAACTGGAAATCGGACAGCCGATCCGAGAGGACGGCCCCGAAAGCCATCACCGCAAGGCGGGCACGCCCAGCATGGGCGGCGTGCTGATCGTCGCCGGCGCGCTGCTGCCCACGCTGCTGTTCACGCATCTTTCCAATCCTTATGTCTGGGTGGCGATGTTCGCCCTGCTCGGCTACGGCGCCATCGGCCTGGCCGACGACTGGCTGAAGGTGCGCCGCGGCAGGAACCTCGGGCTCACCGGCCGCCAGAAGATGGGGCTCCAGGTCTGCATGATGCTCGTGCTGGGAGCGTGGCTGCTGGAGCTGCACCGCCGCGGCCTGTACAGCACGGCGATGAACGTTCCCTTCTTCAAGAACCTGCGTCCGGAGCTGCTCATTGATTCGCTGCTGGACAATCCCTGGACGTACCCGCTCGCCTTCCTGCCCTTCTTCCTGCTGCTGCTGTTCGTCATTGTCGGTTCGTCGAATGCGGTCAACCTGACCGACGGGCTCGACGGGCTGGCCGCCGGATTGATGATCATCACCGGCGGCGCGATGACGGTGCTCTGTTATGTGAGCGGGCACGCCCAGTTCGCGCGCTATCTGGAGCTGGCTCGCCTGCCGGGCGCCAGCGAGCTCACCATCTTCTGCGCCTCACTCACCGGCGCCGTGCTCGGCTTTCTCTGGTACAACGCCCACCCGGCGGAGATCTTCATGGGTGATGTCGGCTCGCTCTCGCTCGGCGGCAGCCTCGGCGTGGTAGCGGTGCTCATCAAGCAGGAGCTGCTGCTGCTGTTCATCGGAGGCATTTACGTCATCGAGGCGCTGAGCGTCATGATCCAGGTGGTGAGTTACAAGACGCGCGGCAAACGCGTGTTCCTGATGTCGCCCCTGCACCATCACTTTGAAAAGCTCGGCTGGGACGAGACCAAGGTGGTGGTGCGGTTCTGGATCGCCGGGCTGGTGATGGCGCTGTTTGCGCTCACCACGCTGAAGCTGAGGTAG
- the murD gene encoding UDP-N-acetylmuramoylalanine--D-glutamate ligase, protein MDVRGRRITVFGMADSGIATADLLRRRGALVTASDVKPREALPAFDHPFIPQSPAALEHCDIAVLSPGVPPDQPIFEQAAARGVLVVGDVEAASWFLQGPILGITGTNGKTTTTALAGHLLREAGIPCQLGGNIGHPVAAMVETSRPDQWNVLELSSFQLETSRTLRVRIAAVLNITQNHLDRHHTFERYAAAKARILACQQPEDFAVLNAGNAASAALASQARGQVRWFSASGPCARGFWMQGGRLFADGTPFMAAAEIPLRGRHNVENVLAAACCAWLAGAPLEAIRRGVASFQGVEHRIEFVREISGVQFYNDSKATSVDATRKALESFDSPLWVILGGKDKGSDYRELRPLLAERARAVLLIGAAAPIIASHLEGAVRLIPCGDLRTAVETAWREARPGDTVLLAPACASFDQFSGYEERGRVFKSIVHSLEPRS, encoded by the coding sequence ATGGACGTCCGCGGCAGACGCATCACCGTGTTCGGCATGGCGGACTCCGGCATCGCCACCGCCGATCTGCTGCGCCGCCGCGGAGCGCTGGTCACCGCCTCCGACGTCAAGCCGCGCGAGGCGCTGCCCGCCTTCGACCATCCGTTCATTCCGCAGTCGCCGGCGGCGCTGGAACACTGCGACATCGCCGTGCTCAGCCCGGGCGTCCCGCCGGACCAGCCCATCTTCGAGCAGGCCGCCGCCCGCGGCGTGCTCGTGGTGGGCGATGTCGAGGCGGCCTCCTGGTTTCTTCAGGGGCCGATCCTTGGGATCACCGGCACCAACGGCAAGACCACGACCACCGCTCTGGCCGGGCACCTCCTGCGCGAGGCCGGCATTCCGTGCCAGCTGGGAGGCAACATCGGCCACCCCGTCGCCGCGATGGTGGAGACGTCGCGCCCGGACCAGTGGAACGTGCTCGAGCTCTCCAGCTTCCAGCTGGAGACCTCCCGCACGCTGCGCGTCCGCATTGCGGCCGTGCTCAACATCACCCAGAACCACCTCGACCGCCACCATACGTTCGAGCGCTACGCCGCGGCCAAGGCCCGCATCCTGGCCTGTCAGCAGCCGGAAGATTTCGCCGTGCTGAATGCGGGGAACGCTGCCAGTGCGGCGCTGGCCTCCCAGGCGCGCGGCCAGGTGCGGTGGTTCAGCGCCAGCGGCCCCTGCGCGCGCGGCTTCTGGATGCAGGGCGGCCGGCTTTTTGCCGATGGCACGCCGTTCATGGCGGCCGCGGAGATCCCGCTGCGCGGCCGGCACAATGTCGAAAATGTGCTCGCCGCGGCCTGCTGCGCCTGGCTGGCCGGCGCGCCGCTGGAAGCGATCCGCCGCGGCGTCGCCAGCTTTCAGGGCGTCGAGCACCGCATTGAGTTCGTGCGCGAGATCTCGGGCGTGCAGTTTTACAACGACTCCAAGGCCACCAGCGTCGACGCCACGCGCAAGGCGCTTGAGTCGTTCGACTCGCCGCTCTGGGTGATCCTCGGAGGGAAGGACAAGGGCAGCGATTACCGCGAGCTGCGCCCGCTGCTGGCCGAACGCGCCCGCGCCGTCCTGCTGATCGGCGCCGCCGCTCCGATCATCGCCTCGCACCTTGAGGGCGCGGTGCGCCTGATTCCTTGCGGCGACCTGCGCACGGCCGTCGAAACCGCCTGGCGCGAGGCCCGGCCCGGCGACACCGTGCTGCTGGCCCCGGCCTGCGCCAGCTTCGACCAGTTCAGCGGATACGAAGAGCGGGGGCGTGTCTTCAAATCCATCGTCCATTCCCTGGAGCCGCGGTCATGA
- the ftsW gene encoding stage V sporulation protein E, with protein sequence MNTVRTHTDWWLLWTTLVLVAFGIVMVYSASAVSAEIYFHKPSWTFALRQLGAAVLGLSVMLWLKYSDYRRLRHGAAVWVPFVIVLVLLAVAIAVDHRAHRWIRFAGLGQFQPSELAKPVIVLYLAWFVSSRGRDINSRFSLVPTVFVVGLTTALIAYGDLGTALIVLSPALAVYLVAGIDKRHFLVALVCAGLVCIGFVAKKPYRLIRLTAWFGLTEEKIQQSPDLRWLAVRVAASGAARDADYQVRQSLIAIGRGGLTGVGLGGSTQKLGFLPEAHTDFIFGVIGEETGLVGCTLLLAAYLIIFWRGWRAAMLLEEPFGRYLALGATTVIVTQALANMLVALDAAPTKGLPLPLVSYGGSALICTLVTMGLLMSVADRAPSR encoded by the coding sequence ATGAACACCGTACGGACGCACACAGACTGGTGGCTGCTGTGGACGACTCTCGTTCTCGTCGCCTTTGGCATCGTCATGGTCTACAGCGCCTCGGCCGTTTCTGCCGAGATCTACTTCCACAAGCCCTCCTGGACGTTCGCCCTGCGGCAGCTCGGCGCCGCCGTGCTGGGCCTCTCCGTCATGCTGTGGCTGAAGTATTCCGACTACCGGCGGCTGCGCCACGGCGCCGCCGTGTGGGTGCCGTTCGTCATCGTTCTCGTCCTGCTCGCGGTCGCCATCGCCGTGGATCACCGAGCCCACCGCTGGATCCGCTTCGCCGGCCTCGGACAGTTTCAGCCCAGCGAGCTGGCCAAGCCGGTCATCGTTCTCTATCTGGCCTGGTTCGTCTCATCCCGCGGGCGCGACATCAACAGCCGCTTTTCGCTGGTGCCCACCGTGTTCGTCGTCGGCCTGACCACAGCGCTCATCGCATACGGAGACCTCGGCACCGCGCTTATCGTCCTCTCTCCGGCGCTCGCCGTGTACCTTGTCGCCGGCATCGACAAGCGCCACTTTCTCGTCGCGCTCGTGTGCGCCGGGCTGGTCTGCATCGGCTTTGTGGCGAAGAAGCCCTACCGTCTCATCCGCCTCACCGCGTGGTTTGGTCTCACCGAGGAGAAGATCCAGCAGTCGCCGGACCTGCGCTGGCTGGCCGTGCGCGTGGCCGCATCGGGCGCTGCGCGCGACGCCGACTACCAGGTGCGCCAGTCGCTCATCGCCATCGGCCGGGGCGGCCTGACCGGCGTGGGCCTGGGCGGCTCCACCCAGAAGCTTGGATTCCTTCCCGAGGCCCACACGGATTTCATTTTCGGCGTCATCGGCGAGGAGACAGGCCTGGTGGGATGCACGCTGTTGCTGGCAGCCTACCTGATCATCTTCTGGCGGGGCTGGCGCGCCGCCATGCTTCTGGAAGAACCCTTTGGCCGGTATCTCGCGCTGGGGGCCACCACCGTCATCGTCACCCAGGCGCTGGCCAACATGCTTGTCGCGCTGGATGCGGCGCCCACCAAGGGTCTGCCGCTGCCGCTGGTCAGCTACGGCGGCAGCGCGCTGATCTGCACGCTCGTCACCATGGGGCTGCTGATGAGCGTGGCCGACCGCGCCCCGTCACGCTAG
- the murG gene encoding UDP-N-acetylglucosamine--N-acetylmuramyl-(pentapeptide) pyrophosphoryl-undecaprenol N-acetylglucosamine transferase, protein MLFIMAGGGTGGHVVPALAVAGELRALGHGCLFIGTRTGIENRLVPQAGFPLEWIEAAGFQRTGLRGRTRALAALPSAFWRCFRLMRRLRPAALFSMGGYAAAAPVLAAAACRVPVVVMEPNAMPGLVNRRLARLASRALVSFEEALGWFPPGRAELCGLPVRPAFFDIRWQPPRNELRILVVGGSRGARALNRAVLESLPHFRAAPFAADITVQAGEAEGAALAGELASSGVPARAVAFLEDMPAAYARSHLVISRAGAGAVAELAAAGMPSILVPFPYAADNHQFHNAEAMRRAGAAVLLEERRLSGRSLYEEVARLAAQPEELARMSRAARALARPGAARRAAEILMELARRRAAPSLTGAVQP, encoded by the coding sequence GTGCTGTTCATCATGGCCGGCGGAGGCACGGGCGGGCACGTGGTGCCCGCGCTCGCCGTCGCCGGCGAGCTGCGCGCGCTGGGGCACGGCTGCCTCTTCATCGGCACGCGCACGGGCATCGAAAACCGGCTGGTGCCGCAGGCCGGCTTTCCGCTGGAGTGGATCGAGGCGGCCGGTTTCCAGCGCACCGGGCTGCGCGGCCGGACGCGGGCGCTGGCCGCGCTGCCGTCGGCCTTCTGGCGTTGCTTCCGGCTGATGCGGAGGCTGAGGCCCGCCGCGTTGTTTTCCATGGGCGGATACGCCGCGGCCGCGCCCGTGCTGGCGGCCGCCGCCTGCCGCGTTCCGGTGGTGGTGATGGAGCCCAACGCCATGCCCGGCCTCGTCAACCGGCGGCTGGCGCGGCTGGCCAGCCGCGCCCTGGTCAGCTTCGAAGAGGCGCTCGGCTGGTTTCCGCCCGGCCGCGCCGAACTTTGCGGACTGCCCGTTCGGCCTGCCTTCTTCGACATCCGCTGGCAGCCGCCCCGGAACGAGCTGCGGATTCTCGTCGTCGGCGGCAGCCGCGGCGCGCGCGCGCTGAACCGGGCCGTGCTCGAAAGTCTCCCCCATTTCCGCGCTGCGCCGTTCGCGGCCGACATCACCGTGCAGGCCGGCGAGGCCGAGGGTGCAGCCCTCGCGGGCGAGCTCGCCTCTTCCGGCGTTCCGGCGCGCGCGGTGGCGTTTCTCGAAGACATGCCTGCCGCCTATGCGCGCTCGCATCTCGTCATCAGCCGCGCCGGCGCCGGCGCGGTGGCCGAACTCGCCGCCGCGGGCATGCCGTCGATCCTCGTTCCGTTTCCTTACGCGGCCGACAACCACCAGTTCCACAACGCCGAGGCCATGCGCCGCGCCGGCGCCGCCGTGCTGCTCGAAGAGCGCCGGCTCAGCGGGCGCTCGCTGTACGAGGAAGTGGCCCGGCTGGCGGCGCAGCCCGAGGAACTCGCGCGCATGAGCCGCGCCGCGCGCGCTCTCGCCCGGCCGGGGGCGGCGCGGCGCGCGGCGGAAATCCTCATGGAACTCGCGCGGCGGCGCGCGGCTCCTTCATTGACAGGGGCGGTGCAGCCCTGA